The Pseudoalteromonas tunicata genome segment CTTCTGCAACCACACGGCCTAATACACGCTCGCGTAGTGGTTCAACAACATCACCACCTTCAATTAGTGGTTTCATTGTTAAGCCATCTTCAGTGCCACAATCGTCTTCATTGATAACTAAATCTTGTGCAACGTCAACTAAACGACGAGTTAAGTAACCCGAGTTAGCTGTTTTAAGTGCTGTATCGGCAAGACCTTTACGCGCACCATGCGTTGAGATGAAGTACTGAAGTACACTTAGACCTTCACGGAAGTTAGCTGTGATTGGTGTCTCGATGATTGAACCATCTGGACGTGCCATTAGACCACGCATACCGGCTAGCTGACGGATCTGAGCCGCACTACCACGTGCGCCTGAGTCGGCCATCATGAATACTGAGTTAAATGAATCTTGTAACTCTTCTTCGCCTTTGGCGTTAATCACTGTATCTTTCGATAAGTTTTCCATCATCGCACGTGATAAGTTTTCATTTACACGTGACCAGATATCGATGACTTTATTGTATTTTTCACCAGCCGTAACAAGACCTGATTGGAATTGTTGGTTGATTTCTGATACTTCATCTTCTGCTGCTTTGATGATTTCAGCTTTCACTGGTGGGATAACCAAATCGTTAATACCGATTGATACACCCGACTTCATCGCATAATGGAAACCGGTATACATCACTTGGTCAGCAAAGATAACTGTATCTTTAAGACCTAGACGACGGTAACACTCATTTAATAAGCCAGAAATTTGCTTTTTACCCATGGCGCGGTTGATTAATTCAAACGGCATACCTTTTGGTAAAATCAACGATAAAATAGCACGGCCGACTGTCGTATCATAAATTGAGATACGATCTTCAACATTACCATCTACATCTTTAATCGTTTCTGTAATACGTACTTTTACTTTTGCATGTAAAGCAGCATTATTTGTTCTGTATGCTTTTTCAGCTTCTTTAGGATCTTTAAATACAGCGCCTTCGCCTAAACCGTTTACACAGTCGCGAGTCATGTAATATAGACCTAAAACAACGTCTTGTGACGGAACAATAATCGGCTCACCATTTGCAGGTGATAGGATGTTATTGGTCGACATCATAAGAGCGCGAGCTTCAAGCTGTGCTTCTAACGTTAACGGTACGTGTACCGCCATTTGGTCACCGTCGAAGTCGGCATTATATGCCGCACATACTAATGGGTGAAGGTGAATTGCTTTACCTTCGATTAGTACTGGTTCGAACGCTTGGATACCCAAACGGTGAAGTGTTGGAGCACGGTTAAGAAGTACTGGATGTTCACGGATAACTTCATCTAAGATATCCCATACTTCAGGTACTTCACGCTCAACCATTTTCTTAGCGGCTTTAATTGTCGTAGCCATGCCACGTAATTCTAACTTGCCATAGATAAATGGTTTAAATAACTCAAGTGCCATCTTCTTAGGAAGACCACACTGATGCAATTTAAGTGTTGGACCTACAGTGATTACCGAACGACCTGAATAATCTACACGTTTACCAAGTAAGTTCTGACGGAAACGACCTTGCTTACCTTTAATCATATCGGCAAGTGATTTAAGAGGACGTTTGTTTGAACCTGTAATCGCGCGACCACGACGACCATTATCAAGTAGCGCATCAACCGCTTCTTGTAACATACGCTTTTCGTTACGTACGATAATGTCTGGTGCCGCTAAATCTAATAAACGCTTAAGACGGTTATTACGGTTAATTACACGACGGTAAAGATCATTTAGATCTGAAGTCGCGAAACGGCCGCCGTCTAATGGTACTAATGGACGTAAATCTGGTGGTAATACCGGAAGTACAGTCATAATCATCCACTCAGGGTTATTGCCTGATTGGTGGAAAGATTCCATTAATTTTAAACGCTTAGTAATTTTCTTACGCTTGGTTTCAGAGTTAATTGTTGGTAACTCTTCACGCATTTCTGCAATTAGTTGTGCTAAATCTAAGTCAGCTAGCAAGTCTAATACTGCTTCTGCACCCATTTTAGCTTCAAACTCATCACCATGCTCTTCAAGTGCATCGAGGTACTCTTCTTCATTAAGAAGTTGACCACGCTCTAATGTTGTCATACCTGGTTCGGTAACAACAAAAGATTCGAAATAAAGTACACGTTCGATATCACGCAAAGTCATATCAAGCATTAAACCAATACGAGACGGTAATGATTTAAGGAACCAAATATGCGCAACTGGGCTTGCCAATTCGATATGACCCATACGGTCACGACGCACTTTAGTTAGCGTAACTTCAACACCACATTTTTCACAAATCACACCACGATGCTTAAGGCGTTTGTACTTGCCACATAAACATTCGTAATCTTTTACTGGGCCGAAAATGCGGGCACAGAATAAGCCGTCACGCTCAGGCTTGAATGTACGGTAGTTGATTGTCTCAGGTTTCTTTACTTCACCGTATGACCATGAACGAACCATATCTGGCGAAGCAAGACCAATTCGAATCGCATCGAACTCTTCGGTCTTATTTTGCTGCTTCAGAAACTTAAGTAAGTCTTTCACCTTAGCTCTCCTGTCGGAGTTTAATCTTGGGGGCGAATTCGCCCCCCCATTCATTTAGTCCGCTAATTGTGCAACTTGCACACTAGTTCGACTTATATCTCTTCCAACTCGATGTTGATACCTAGCGAGCGGATCTCTTTCAACAATACATTGAATGATTCCGGCATACCAGGTTCCATCTGATGGTTACCGTCGACGATGTTCTTATACATCTTAGTACGACCGTTCACATCATCAGACTTAACAGTTAGCATTTCTTGTAATGTGTAGGCAGCACCGTATGCTTCTAGTGCCCATACCTCCATCTCACCGAAACGTTGACCACCGAACTGTGCTTTACCACCCAACGGCTGTTGAGTCACTAAGCTATAAGAACCGGTAGAACGCGCATGCATCTTGTCATCAACTAAGTGGTTAAGTTTTAACATGTACATGTAACCAACAGTTACTTGACGCTCAAACTTATCACCAGTACGGCCATCATAAAGCGTAACCTGACCACTGGTTGGATAACCACCTAACTCAAGCATTTCTTTGATTTCGCTTTCTTTAGCGCCATCGAATGCCGGAGTTGCAATTGGAAGACCACCACGTAAGTGGTGTGCTAAACGACGTACTTCATCATCTGTAAAGGTTGAGATATCTACTTTTTGACGACAATCACCTAAAGAGTAAGCTTTTTGGATGAATTCACGTAATTCATGCAATGCACGCTGCTCTTTGATCATCTCTTCGATACGTTCACCGATACCACGTGCAGCAAGACCCATATGAGTTTCAAGGATCTGACCGATGTTCATACGTGATGGTACACCCAGTGGATTTAGAACGATGTCTACCGTACGACCTTTGTCATCGTATGGCATATCTTCTACTGGCACGATTGTCGAGATAACACCTTTGTTACCGTGACGACCAGCCATCTTATCACCTGGTTGGATACGACGTTTAACGGCTAAATAAACTTTAACGATTTTTAATACGCCAGGTGCTAAATCATCACCTTGGGTAATTTTACGACGTTTAACTTCAAACTTTTTATCGTACTCAGCTTTAAGTTCGTCATATTGAGCTGCAAGTTGCTCTAATTCAGCTTGTTTTTCTTCGTCAGCTAAACTTTGCGTTAATACTTTTTCTGAAGATAAACCTAATAATTTTTCTTCATCAAAGCCAGCACCAACTAATAATTGGCGAGCTCGTGCAACTACACCTGCTTCTAGGATACGGAATTCTTCGTTGAAGTCTTTTTTCGCTTCACGAAGTTGCATATCTTCGATTTCAAGTGCACGTTTATCTTTTTCAACACCATCACGTGTAAAGACTTGTACATCGATTACCGTACCCGTTACAGAGTTTGGTACACGAAGTGAGCTATCTTTAACGTCTGACGCTTTTTCGCCGAAAATAGCGCGAAGTAATTTCTCTTCTGGAGTAAGCTGAGTTTCACCTTTAGGTGTTACTTTACCTACTAGAATATCGCCGCCTTTCACTTCAGCACCGATATAAACAACACCAGATTCATCTAACTTACCTAACGCAGATTCACCTACGTTTGGAATATCAGCTGTGATTTCTTCTGAACCTAATTTAGTGTCACGAGCAATACACTGAAGTTCTTGAATATGGATCGTGGTTAAACGATCTTCTTGAACAACACGCTCAGATAACAAGATAGAATCTTCGAAGTTATAACCATTCCATGGCATGAATGCCACGCGCAAGTTTTGACCTAACGCAAGATCACCTAAATCAGTTGAAGGACCATCAGCTAACACGTCACCACGAGTGACTGGCTCACCAACCATTACCGTAGGCTTTTGGTTGATACACGTGTTTTGGTTAGAACGGGTGTATTTTGTTAAGTTATAAATGTCGATACCCGCTTCGCCGGCAATACGCTCATTTTCATTAACGTTAACAACGATACGGCTCGCATCCGCGTAAGTGACTTGGCCACCACGTTTTGCAACGATCGTTACACCTGAATCTTTTGCTAAAGTCATTTCAATACCGGTACCTACTAACGGCTTATCAGCACGTAATGTAGGAACAGCTTGACGTTGCATGTTTGAACCCATTAATGCACGGTTAGCATCATCGTGTTCAAGGAATGGAATAAGTGCCGCCGCAACAGAAATTACCTGCTGTGGTGATACGTCCATATATTGCATGTCAGTTTTGCCCATAAAGGTTGATTCACCTTTAAAACGGCACGGGATTAAATCTTCTAAAAATTCATTATTTTCATTTAAATTTGCATTCGCCTGAGCGATTACAAAGCGACCTTCTTCGATAGCTGATAAGTAATCAACATCGTCAGTCACAACACCATCAACAACTTTACGATAAGGCGTCTCTAGGAAACCAAATTCGTTCGTACGTGCATAACACGATAACGAGTTGATAAGACCGATGTTTGGTCCCTCTGGTGTTTCGATTGGACATACACGACCGTAGTGAGTAACGTGAACGTCACGTACTTCGAAGCCTGCACGCTCACGCGTTAAACCGCCCGGTCCTAATGCAGAAATACGACGTTTGTGCGTCACTTCTGATAACGGGTTGTTTTGGTCCATGAACTGAGATAACTGTGAAGAACCAAAGAATTCTTTAACAGCAGCAGAAATAGGTTTAGCATTGATTAAATCTTGTGGCATGATTGCATCAAGATCACCTAAGCTTAAACGCTCACGTACAGCACGTTCTACACGAACTAAGCCTACACGGAATTGGTTCTCAGCCATTTCACCAACAGAACGAATACGACGGTTACCTAAATGGTCGATATCATCCACATCACCTTTACCGTTACGAATGTCGATTAATACCTTCATAACTGCAACGATGTCTTCTTTACTTAGTGTGCCGTCACCCGTACCTTCAGGGTTATCAACACGGCTATTGAACTTCATACGACCTACAGTCGATAAGTCATAGCGCTCTTCAGAAAAGAATAAGTTTTGGAATAAAGCTTCTGCAGCATCACGCGTTGGTGGCTCACCAGGACGCATCATACGGTAGATTTCAACTAACGCTTCTAGACGGTTTGTGGTTGAGTCGATACGTAATGTATCTGACATGTAAGCACCACTGTCTACGTCATTGATATAAAGCGTATCAATACGATTGAATCCAGCTTTAACAAGCTCAGCCATTAACTCAAGAGTTAACTCAGCATTTGCCTCAGCGATAATTTCACCGCTGTCTTCGCTGATATAGTTACGCGCAACAACACGACCGATAATATATTCGTGTGGTACTTCTAAACTATTAACTTGTTCTTTTTCTAGTTGTTTAATGTGGCGCGCTGTAATACGGCGACCTTTTTCAACAACTACTTCACCATCGTTATCTTTGATTTCGAATTGTGCAACTTCACCACGTAAACGTGACGGCACTAATTCCATCATGACTTTACCGTTAGCGATTTCAAATGCAGTCGTTTCAAAGAAGATCTTTAAAATCTCTTCATTTGAAAAATCTAATGCACGAAGAATAATACTCGCTGGTAATTTACGACGACGGTCAATACGTACGTATAAATTATCTTTGGCATCAAACTCAAAATCTAACCATGAACCACGGTAAGGAATAACACGTGCATTATAAAGCACTTTTCCAGATGAGTGAGTTTTGCCGCGGTCGTTATCAAAGAATACACCAGGGCTACGGTGTAGCTGAGAAACGATTACACGCTCAGTACCATTGATAACAAAAGTACCGGTATCTGTCATGAGCGGAATTTCGCCCATGTAGACTTCTTGCTCTTTAATGTCTTTAACTGTGCCTGGTGCTTCTTTATCCATTAACACCAAACGCAATTTAACGCGAAGTGGAGCAGAATAAGTCACACCGCGAATTTGACATTCCTTTACATCGAATACTGGCTCGCCAATACGATAACTTACGTATTGTAGCTCAGAATTACCCGAGTAACTTTTAATAGGAAAAACGGAACGGAAAGCAGCTTCCAAGCCGTGATTGCCTTCAGCGTCCGGACTCAAGAATTTCTTGAACGATTCCAACTGTGTCGACAGTAGAAAAGGTATATCTAACACCTGTGGGCGTTTACCAAAATCCTTACGGATACGTTTCTTTTCAGAATAAGAGTAAGCCATGGGGTTCCTCAGCTTGCTGATCTTTGACCCTACCTGCTCCGTATAGAGCAGACTAACTGGCAACTATGCCAAGAATTTGTACAACTTTGTGAACTACTAAATAAAAGAATACTTCATCAACTACGCATGAAATCATTACTTTATTCAGTAGTTTTTTTGCGCTGTAGAATACAACACTCTACAGCGCAAAAAGGCCGGTGATTAAATAATCACCAGCCCTTACCTGAAAAATCAGGCAGGTAACCTAGCAAATGCTAGATTACTTGATCTCAACTTTAGCACCAGCTTCTTCAAGCTCTTTCTTAAGTGCTTCAGCGTCAGCTTTAGAAACGCCTTCTTTAATTGGAGTTGGAGCAGCTTCAACTAAAGCTTTAGCTTCTTTAAGGCCTAAACCTGTAGCAGCACGAACAGCTTTGATAGCACCAACTTTGTTAGCGCCAGCTTCAGCTAGGATAACGTCAAATTCAGTTTTCTCTTCAACAGCTTCAGCAGCAGCAGCAACAACAACACCAGCAGCAGCAGTTACGCCGAATTTTTCTTCCATTGCTTGAACTAGTTCAACAACTTCCATTACAGACATAGCTGCAATCGCGTCAAGGATTTGGTCTTTAGTTACAGACATTTCAAATTTCCTAATTTATATGAATCTTATTAGATAAGACTCTAAAAAATATATTACACCAATAAAAAACAATTGCTTATAAAATTAAGCTGCTTGCTCTTCTTTTTGTACACGTACTGCTTCAATTGTTTTACACAATTTACCAGCAGACGCTTCTTTCATAGCGCTCATTAAGCGTGCAACTGCTTCGTCGTAAGTAGGTAGCTTAGCAAGCATATCTACGTTAACAACTTGGCCATCAAAAGCGGCAACTTTAAGCTCAAATAATTTGTTTTTCTTTGCGAATTCAGAAAAAATACGCGCTGCAGCACCTGGGTGCTCAGAAGAAAAAGCAATTAAGCTTGGACCAACTAATGACTCACTTAAACACTCAAAAGGAGTACCTTCAACCGCACGCTTAGCAAGAGTGTTACGAACAACTCTCATCCAAACGCCAGCTTCACGTGCTTCTTTACGAAGTGCAGTGATTGCGCCAACAGTTACACCACGAGAATCTGCAACAACTGCAGATAGAGCACCTTTGGCAGCTTCTTGAACTTCAGCAACAATTGCTTTTTTGTCTTGAAGATTAATGGCCATGGGTGTTACTCCTGGTTCTAATTAGGGGTTTCCCCCTGTTTACTCTACTTCAACCTAAAATGGTTGAAGATGCTTTTTACGGCGAGAGCCAGAAGATTAGGAAAAATCTATCTGGGGATTCACACCGTCTACGTAGGAAAATTAAGTTTTCAATTACTTGAAAGCACCTACGGTCTTGGACGGAAGCCCAATTTATCGCATCAGCCAATGACCTAGCGAAATTATGGACTTCAACCCGAATTTTTTATTTATTGAAGGTTTAAGTTCAACAAAAATGGTGCGAAATTATAGATTAAATTTTGCACCATGTAAACACTTTAAGCTACGTTTGCAGTTAAAGTTGCTTGATCAACAGCAACACCAGCACCCATAGTCGTAGAGATGGTTACTTTCTTGATGAAAACACCTTTTGCTTGAGAAGGCTTAGCCTTCTTAAGCGCTACGATTAACGCTTCAAGATTTTCTTGAATTTGGTTTGCTTCGAACGTCACTTTACCCAATGTAGTATGGATGATGCCGTTCTTGTCATTACGGTAACGTACTTGACCCGCTTTCGCGTTTTTAACTGCTTCAGCAACATTAGGTGTTACAGTACCAGTTTTTGGATTTGGCATTAAACCACGTGGGCCTAAGATTTGACCTAATTGACCAACAACACGCATAGCGTCTGGTGATGCGATTACTACGTCAAAATTCATCTCGCCTTTTTTAACTAAATCAGCAAGATCTTCCATACCAACTAATTCTGCACCAGCAGCTTTAGCAGCTTCAGCGTTTGCACCTTGAGTGAAAACAGCTACACGTACGTCACGACCTGTACCGTGTGGTAACACTGTAGCACCACGAACGTTTTGGTCTGATTTACGAGCATCGATACCAAGGTTAACAGCAACGTCAACACTTTCAACGAATTTAGCAGTTGCTAATTCTTTTAATAACGCAACTGCGTCATTAATTTCATATTCTTTAGTGCTATCAACTTTGTCACGGATAACACGCATACGTTTAGTAAGTTTAGCCATTTCTATTAACCCTCTACCACTAAGCCGATTGAACGCGCAGAACCTGCGATTGTACGAACACCCGCTTCAAGATCAGCAGCTGTTAAATCAGTTTGCTTAGCTTTAACGATGTCTTCAAGTTGAGCACGAGTTACTGTACCAACTTTAACTGTGTTTGCACGAGCAGAACCAGACTTGATACCAGCAGCCTTCTTAAGAAGGTAAGTTGCTGGAGGAGTTTTCATTTCGAAAGTGAATGAACGGTCGCCGTAAACAGAAATAACTACAGGAACTGGTGCACCTTTTTCCATAGATTCTGTACGTGCGTTGAACGCTTTACAGAATTCCATGATGTTAACACCACGTTGACCTAGAGCTGGACCTACTGGTGGGCTTGGGTTAGCCATACCAGCTGCTACTTGTAGCTTGATTAGAGCTTCAACTTTTTTAGCCATGATAAATACCTCATTAAGTGGGTCTTAGCCTTGTGCGCGCGAGGACGCGTACTCTAACGGCTTCCCATGTTTAAAATACAATTTACATTCGGTTGAACGTAAAAAGGCCGCTGATTATAAGTTAACCAGCGGCCTTTTTCAACTCTTTACAGCGTAAAATTATTTTTCAGCTTCAACTTGGCCAAATTCTAATTCAACAGGTGTCGAGCGACCAAAAATAAGTACCGACACTTTTACGCGGCTTTTCTCATAATCCACTTCTTCAACCACACCGGTAAAATCAGCAAATGGACCATCAGTAACACGTACCACTTCACCTGGCTCAAACAAGGTCGCTGGTTTTGGAGAATCAGCATTTTCTTGTAAACGGTTAAGAATGCGGTCAGCTTCTTTTGAGCTAATTGGTGCAGGACGTTCTTTTGTTCCGCCAATAAAACCCATCACACGAGGAATACTATTAACTAAATGCCAACTCGCGTCATTCATATCCATTTGTACTAAAACATAACCAGGAAAGAATTTACGTTCTGATTTGCGTTTTTGACCTGCACGCATTTCGACAACTTCTTCTGTCGGCACTAAAATCTCACCAAAGAAGTGCTCTAAGTTCTGGATTCTAATGTGCTCAAGAATAGTTTGCTGAACACGTTTTTCAAAACCAGAGAACGCTTGGATTACATACCAGCGTAATTTTACTTCTTTATTCTCATCCGTCATGGGATTAGATCTCCAAGCCAGTTAAAAAGCCAACAATACGAAATAATGCACCATCTAATCCCCATAGGATTAATGCCATTACTACTGTAGCTATCATTACTATAAATGTTGTGTGCAAGGTTTCTTGGCGAGTTGGCCAAACAACCTTGCGTACTTCAATACGAGCTTCTTTAGCAAAAGCAATAAAAGTGCGACCTTTTTCGGTTTGAGCTGCGGTAGCTAGTGCTGCGCCAATTGCAGCTACAATTCCTACAGCACGGATCAGTACAGATAACTCTTCAAACACAAAATTACCAACTACAGCTCCGCTTAATAATGCAAAGGTAACCAGCCATTTTAACGCATCCATCGAGCTTGATGGGGTTTCAACATTGGTGCTCATAATTTTTTCACCTTAACTACAGACACAACAACCCCGTCTGTGACAGGGTTAATCCTTTCAATCTAAACTTAAAAACATGCTAACCGATAACACACTGTTAGCTTTAGACTGGTCTAAAATTGGCAGGGGCGGAGAGATTCGAACTCCCAACCGTCGGTTTTGGAGACCGCTGTTCTACCAATTGGAACTACGCCCCTGCAAAGTGGTTGTCATTATACTGACGATATCAACGAAAACAAGAGCAAATGCCAATCAATCCATTATTTCTGACTCAATTCGTTAGGATACTTTTTACTTTTGCACTTGCCTTAAAAACAAAAACCCAGAGCAAGCTCTGGGTTTTTTTTACAGCTTTTAAACTACAGGGTATTAAGCCTTAGCTGCTTTAAGTGCTTTAACGTCAGCAATAACTTTCTCAGCAACGTTCGCAGGACATGGTAAGTAATGCGAGAATTCCATTGAGAACTGGCCACGGCCAGAAGTCATTGTACGTAAAGTACCGATGTAACCAAACATTTCTGATAATGGTACGTCAGCTTTGATACGGATACCTGTTGCGCCTGGCTCTTGATCTTTGATCATACCACGACGACGGTTAAGGTCACCGATTACGTCACCTACGTGATCTTCAGGTGTGAACACATCCACTTTCATGATTGGTTCAATTAACTGAGGAGCCGCTTTAGGGATTGATTGACGGAATGCACCTTTAGCTGCGATTTCGAATGCGATTGCAGACGAATCCACGGCGTGGAATCCACCATCCGTTAATTCAACTTCAACGTCAAGTACTGGGAAGCCAGCAAGTACACCTGTACCCATCATTAACTTGAAGCCTTTCTCAACTGCTGGGAAGTATTCCTTAGGAACGTTACCACCAACAACTGAAGATTTAAATACATAACCCGTACCAGGAGCACCTGGACGAATGAAGTAATCAATCTTACCGAATTGACCAGAACCACCAGATTGTTTCTTATGCGTGTAGCTATCTTCGATTTCACGAGTGATAGTTTCACGGTAAGCAACTTGTGGTTGACCAACAATTAGCTCTACGCCATAAGTACGCTTAAGAATATCAACTTTGATATCTAAGTGTAACTCACCCATACCTTTAAGAATGGTTTCACCTGAATCTTCATCAGTTTCAACACGGAAAGATGGATCTTCAGCAATCATTTTACCGATTGCGATACCCATTTTTTCTGAACCATTTTTATCTTTTGGCTTAACAGCGATTGAAATTACAGGATCAGGGAAAACCATTGCCTCTAATGTACATTCGTGCTTAATATCACATAAGGTATGACCAGTTTGAACGTTTTTCATACCAACGATTGCAATGATATCACCCGCTTGCGCGCTTTCGATTTCATTACGGTCGTTTGCTTGCATTTCAACCATGCGGCCGATACGTTCAGTTTTACCCGTTGCAGAGTTAAGTATCGTATCGCCTTTGTTTAATTTACCAGCATAGATACGTACGAATGTTAGTGCACCAAAACGGTCATCCATTATTTTAAAAGCTAATGCTTTTAAAGGTAGATCAGCAGATACGATCGCGAATTCACCAGTAGGAGTACCTTCAGCATCTGTAAGAGGCTGTGGATCAACTTCTGTTGGGTTCGGTAAGTAATCAACAACAGCATCTAGCAATAATTGCATGCCTTTGTTTTTGAAAGCAGAACCACAGTATGTTGGGAAGAATGCTAATTTGCGAGTACCTGTACGGATACAACGCTTGATATCATCCATTGAAGGCTCTTCACCTTCCATATACGCTTCTAACAAGTCATCGTCTTGCTCAACAGCAGTTTCGATTAACATTTCGCGATATTCTTCTACTAAGTCAACCATGTCCGCAGGAACATCTTCAACTTTGTAGTTTTCAGGAAGACCTGAGTCATCCCAAATGAACGCTTTACGAGATAATAAGTCTACAACACCTGTAAATTGATCTTCGATACCAATTGGTAATGTCATCACAAGTGCATTAGCTGCAAGTACTTTTTTAACTTGACCAACTACGCGTAAGAAATCAGCACCCATACGGTCTAATTTATTTACGAAGATGATACGTGCAACTTCAGACTCATTTGCATAACGCCAGTTAGTTTCTGATTGAGGCTCTACACCGCCTGAACCACAGAATACTCCGATACCACCGTCAAGTACTTTTAATGAACGGTAAACTTCTACTGTGAAGTCAACGTGTCCAGGAGTATCGATAACGTTAAAACGGTGATTATTCCAGAAGCAACTTACAGCAGCAGACTGAATTGTAATACCACGCTCAGCTTCTTGTACCATGAAGTCTGTTGTTGATTCACCGTCATGTACTTCACCGATCTTATGAATCATACCAGTAAGCTTCAAAATTCGTTCTGTCGTCGTTGTTTTACCAGCGTCAACGTGAGCGAAGATACCAATATTTCTATATTTTGATAAATCTGCCATTGTTTTACTCTATAAAAAAAATATATTCTGTGCCAGTATATCACACTGACGTTGAACATCATCAGATGTTTGTCGCAAAAAACAGCGGCATTATAAAGGTTATGTGATAAAAAATCACCAGTAATGATGATTTAGTAAATATATTTATTTACTTTAATAACCCAAACCCCTGCTTCGCCCCTTTCTTTCGTGCTTTCAAAAAATTGTAACTATTTAAATTCAAATCTTTTATTCGCAGTTGACCCGCTAGATACACAAAAGATAAATACTATAGTCCAGCAATTGAAAAAGGCCGCTTGCGCGACCTTCTATCGTAATTCGTTAGCTGACTAACTATTACTCGATGATTTGTGCTACTACACCAGCACCTACTGTACGGCCACCCTCACGGATTGCGAAACGTAAGCCTTCGTTCATCGCGATTGGGCAGATTAACTCTACTGTCATCTTGATGTTGTCGCCTGGCATTACCATTTCTACGCCTTCTGGTAACTCTACATTACCTGTCACGTCTGTTGTACGGAAGTAGAACTGTGGACGGTAACCTTTGAAGAATGGTGTATGACGACCACCTTCGTTTTTGCTTAATACGTATACTTCTGATACGAATTTTGTGTGTGGCGTGATTGAACCTGGTTTTGCTAATACTTGACCACGTTCTACGTCTTCACGTTTAGTTCCACGTAACAATGCACCAATGTTCTCACCAGCACGACCTTCGTCTAGTAATTTACGGAACATTTCTACACCTGTACAAGTAGTAATTACTGTATCTTTGATACCGATGATTGCTACTTCGTTACCTACGTTTACGATACCCGCTTCTA includes the following:
- the rpoC gene encoding DNA-directed RNA polymerase subunit beta', yielding MKDLLKFLKQQNKTEEFDAIRIGLASPDMVRSWSYGEVKKPETINYRTFKPERDGLFCARIFGPVKDYECLCGKYKRLKHRGVICEKCGVEVTLTKVRRDRMGHIELASPVAHIWFLKSLPSRIGLMLDMTLRDIERVLYFESFVVTEPGMTTLERGQLLNEEEYLDALEEHGDEFEAKMGAEAVLDLLADLDLAQLIAEMREELPTINSETKRKKITKRLKLMESFHQSGNNPEWMIMTVLPVLPPDLRPLVPLDGGRFATSDLNDLYRRVINRNNRLKRLLDLAAPDIIVRNEKRMLQEAVDALLDNGRRGRAITGSNKRPLKSLADMIKGKQGRFRQNLLGKRVDYSGRSVITVGPTLKLHQCGLPKKMALELFKPFIYGKLELRGMATTIKAAKKMVEREVPEVWDILDEVIREHPVLLNRAPTLHRLGIQAFEPVLIEGKAIHLHPLVCAAYNADFDGDQMAVHVPLTLEAQLEARALMMSTNNILSPANGEPIIVPSQDVVLGLYYMTRDCVNGLGEGAVFKDPKEAEKAYRTNNAALHAKVKVRITETIKDVDGNVEDRISIYDTTVGRAILSLILPKGMPFELINRAMGKKQISGLLNECYRRLGLKDTVIFADQVMYTGFHYAMKSGVSIGINDLVIPPVKAEIIKAAEDEVSEINQQFQSGLVTAGEKYNKVIDIWSRVNENLSRAMMENLSKDTVINAKGEEELQDSFNSVFMMADSGARGSAAQIRQLAGMRGLMARPDGSIIETPITANFREGLSVLQYFISTHGARKGLADTALKTANSGYLTRRLVDVAQDLVINEDDCGTEDGLTMKPLIEGGDVVEPLRERVLGRVVAEDILKPGTNEVLVERNVMLNEKLCDLLEDNSVDEVRVRSVITCDNDFGVCANCYGRDLARGHLINAGESVGVIAAQSIGEPGTQLTMRTFHIGGAASRASAENSVQVKNPGTLKLHNAKYVLNSDGKIVITSRSTEITIIDDHGREKERYKVPYGAVLSVQDGASVAGSDVVATWDPHSHPIVVERVSKVTFSDIDDSNTEAQTDELTGLTRVVVKDLSKVNAKEPKLIIESEETGLQETRLPSFTTIEVTDGATVNAGDVLARIPQEGSKTRDITGGLPRVADLFEARRPKEPAILAEITGAISFGKETKGKKRLVITPAEGEAYEEMIPKWRTLNVFEGEQVSKGEVIADGPESPHDILRLRGVTDVANYIVNEVQDVYRLQGVKINDKHIETIIRQMLRKCLIIDGGHSEFLAGEQVEVARVNIANRRLETEGKIPAKFEIQLMGITKASLATESFISAASFQETTRVLTDAAVNGKSDELRGLKENVIVGRLIPAGTGFAYHQERIKRRKLRDNASNVEEQTVSAEEATQALTDALNADLSGNN